From the Priestia koreensis genome, one window contains:
- the cysS gene encoding cysteine--tRNA ligase yields MGIKLYNTLTRQKEEFKPLEENKVKMYVCGPTVYNYIHIGNARPAIVFDTVRKYLEFRGYEVQYVSNFTDVDDKLIRAAKELGEEVPVIAERFIDAYHEDVSSLGCSKATVHPRVTENMDIIIEFIDELVKKGFAYESDGDVYYRTRKFDGYGKLSHQPIDDLKSGARIEVGEKKEDPLDFALWKNAKEDEITWDSPWGKGRPGWHIECSAMARKYLGDTIDIHAGGQDLAFPHHENEIAQSEALTGKPFANYWLHNGYINIDNEKMSKSLGNFVLVHDIIKKFDPNLLRFFILSVHYRHPINYNEELLEKTKNALERIKTAYANLKHRLESTSDLADNNAQWLTTIEDLRAAFIREMDDDFNTANAISILFDLAKQANLYLVEKNTSEEVLHSFIKVMEDLATVLGLTLGEQELLDEDIERLIQERIDARKNRDFKRADEIRDELKSRDIILEDTAQGTRWKRGS; encoded by the coding sequence ATGGGCATTAAGTTATACAACACATTAACTCGTCAAAAAGAAGAGTTTAAGCCCCTTGAGGAAAATAAGGTAAAGATGTACGTATGCGGTCCAACCGTTTATAACTATATTCATATTGGAAACGCACGTCCTGCAATTGTATTCGATACGGTTCGAAAATATTTAGAGTTCCGCGGATATGAAGTTCAATATGTATCGAATTTTACGGATGTTGATGATAAACTCATCCGAGCAGCAAAAGAACTAGGTGAAGAAGTGCCGGTCATCGCAGAGCGTTTTATCGATGCTTATCACGAAGACGTTTCTTCTCTAGGATGCAGTAAAGCTACTGTTCACCCACGTGTAACAGAAAATATGGATATTATCATTGAATTCATTGATGAACTTGTGAAAAAAGGATTCGCTTATGAATCAGATGGTGACGTCTATTATCGCACACGCAAGTTCGACGGGTATGGAAAGCTATCACACCAACCGATTGATGACTTAAAATCAGGTGCGCGCATTGAAGTAGGCGAGAAAAAAGAAGATCCGCTGGACTTTGCACTATGGAAAAATGCAAAAGAAGATGAAATTACGTGGGATAGTCCCTGGGGCAAAGGGCGACCAGGCTGGCACATCGAGTGCTCCGCTATGGCAAGAAAATATTTAGGAGACACGATTGATATTCATGCTGGTGGACAGGATTTAGCATTCCCTCACCACGAAAATGAAATTGCTCAATCAGAAGCCTTGACTGGTAAACCATTTGCAAACTACTGGTTGCATAACGGCTATATTAATATTGACAACGAAAAGATGTCGAAGTCACTAGGTAACTTTGTATTGGTTCATGACATTATTAAAAAGTTTGATCCAAACCTTCTGCGCTTCTTTATTTTGTCGGTTCACTACCGTCATCCAATCAACTACAATGAAGAATTATTGGAGAAAACAAAGAACGCACTAGAGCGTATTAAAACAGCTTATGCCAATCTAAAACATCGATTAGAAAGTACAAGTGATTTAGCTGATAATAATGCACAGTGGTTGACGACGATTGAAGACTTACGTGCTGCTTTCATTCGTGAAATGGACGATGATTTCAATACAGCTAATGCTATTTCAATTTTATTTGATCTTGCTAAACAAGCTAATTTGTATCTAGTCGAGAAAAACACATCAGAAGAAGTTCTTCATTCATTTATTAAAGTAATGGAGGATCTAGCTACGGTGTTAGGTTTGACACTTGGAGAGCAAGAACTACTTGATGAAGATATTGAACGTCTTATTCAAGAACGAATTGATGCTCGTAAAAATCGTGACTTTAAACGCGCAGATGAAATTCGCGATGAGTTAAAGAGCCGTGACATTATTTTAGAGGATACTGCTCAAGGTACGAGATGGAAAAGAGGATCATGA
- a CDS encoding Mini-ribonuclease 3 yields MLQTENIDAKQLNSLALAYMGDAVYEIYIRQHLLSLGSVRPNQLHNKAKSYVSAKAQSKVAHAFIENDCLSEEEVAVLKRGRNAKSGTIPKNTDVQTYRYSTAFEALIGYHYLLRNQERMEELITLAISFIEGEKGEQKS; encoded by the coding sequence ATGTTACAAACTGAAAATATCGACGCTAAACAGTTGAATAGTTTAGCGCTTGCTTATATGGGAGATGCCGTATATGAAATCTATATACGGCAGCACCTTTTATCATTAGGAAGCGTACGCCCTAATCAATTGCACAACAAAGCAAAAAGCTATGTATCAGCGAAAGCGCAATCGAAAGTTGCGCATGCCTTTATTGAAAATGATTGTTTAAGTGAAGAAGAAGTAGCTGTTCTGAAACGAGGAAGAAACGCCAAGTCAGGTACAATTCCGAAAAACACAGATGTTCAAACGTATCGGTATAGTACCGCATTTGAAGCTTTAATCGGATATCATTATCTCCTTCGCAATCAAGAGCGCATGGAAGAGCTTATTACATTAGCCATTAGTTTCATTGAAGGAGAGAAAGGAGAACAAAAATCATGA
- the rlmB gene encoding 23S rRNA (guanosine(2251)-2'-O)-methyltransferase RlmB, with amino-acid sequence MTNTTNTTNTTDSEYIIGRNPVLEALKSERDINKILVAEGSQKGSMQQIIQRAKDSGVLVQFVPKKKIEQMVEGNHQGVLAQVAAYQYADIEDLFELAAKRDEMPFFLILDEIEDPHNLGSIMRTADAIGAHGIIIPKRRAVGLTATVAKASTGAIEHIPVVKVTNLARTIDELKQRNIWIVGTDAKGTQDYRDLDTNMPVGLVIGSEGKGMNRLIKDKCDFLVHLPMVGKVTSLNASVAASLLMYEVYRKRHPLGK; translated from the coding sequence ATGACAAATACAACAAATACAACAAATACGACAGATAGCGAATACATCATTGGCCGAAATCCAGTGTTAGAAGCGTTAAAGTCTGAGCGAGATATTAATAAAATCCTGGTTGCAGAGGGGTCCCAAAAAGGTTCCATGCAACAAATTATTCAAAGAGCAAAGGACAGCGGTGTGCTAGTTCAATTTGTTCCTAAAAAGAAAATCGAACAAATGGTAGAGGGAAATCATCAAGGGGTATTGGCACAAGTAGCTGCTTATCAGTACGCAGATATTGAAGATTTATTCGAATTAGCAGCTAAGCGAGATGAAATGCCGTTCTTTCTAATTTTAGATGAAATCGAGGATCCTCATAACTTAGGTTCAATTATGAGAACTGCTGATGCAATAGGAGCTCACGGTATTATTATTCCGAAGCGCCGTGCGGTAGGTTTAACTGCCACTGTAGCAAAAGCTTCTACCGGGGCCATTGAGCACATTCCGGTTGTAAAAGTAACCAATCTAGCGCGTACGATCGATGAGCTTAAGCAGCGCAACATTTGGATCGTAGGTACAGATGCAAAAGGTACGCAAGATTATCGTGATTTAGATACAAACATGCCTGTGGGTCTAGTAATTGGTAGTGAAGGTAAAGGGATGAATCGTTTAATCAAAGATAAATGTGACTTCTTAGTTCACTTACCAATGGTCGGAAAGGTAACATCTTTGAATGCCTCTGTTGCAGCCAGTCTACTAATGTATGAGGTATATAGAAAACGCCATCCTTTAGGTAAATAG
- a CDS encoding NYN domain-containing protein, which yields MQNVLLVDGYNIIGAWPELRALKDRDLSAARDILLEKMAEYRAYMDYRVIVVFDAHLVEGIEKKDLSYKVEVIFTRENETADERIEKLAQSLNNIKTQIHVATSDFTEQWAIFGQGALRKSARELRNEMLEIEKNINRDVKGIQERKPISRIQLSDEVIKIFEKWRRGES from the coding sequence ATGCAAAATGTTCTACTTGTAGATGGCTATAATATCATTGGTGCTTGGCCAGAACTACGGGCGTTAAAAGATCGCGATCTATCTGCTGCTAGAGATATTTTATTAGAAAAGATGGCGGAGTACAGAGCCTATATGGATTACCGTGTGATCGTTGTATTTGATGCTCACCTTGTAGAAGGGATCGAAAAAAAAGATTTATCTTATAAGGTGGAGGTCATTTTCACTCGTGAAAATGAAACGGCTGATGAACGGATTGAGAAGCTTGCACAATCGCTTAATAATATTAAAACGCAAATTCATGTTGCGACATCTGATTTTACGGAGCAGTGGGCCATCTTCGGACAAGGGGCTCTTCGGAAATCTGCACGGGAATTACGAAACGAAATGCTTGAGATTGAAAAAAATATTAATCGCGATGTAAAAGGAATTCAAGAGAGAAAACCCATTAGCCGCATACAGTTATCAGACGAAGTAATTAAAATTTTCGAAAAATGGCGCCGCGGTGAGTCATGA
- the sigH gene encoding RNA polymerase sporulation sigma factor SigH: MTLSKNLLYNISIYCTVGGIGVTYNYGRKPNARFDNHEDEEILELVHQGNSEALEYLIHKYKNFVRAKARSYFLIGADREDIVQEGMIGLYKAIRDFKEDKLASFKAFAELCITRQIITAIKTATRQKHIPLNSYVSLDKPIYDEESDRTLMDVISGAKVMDPEELIINQEEFDDIELKMAELLSDLERKVLALYLDGRSYQEISEDLNRHVKSIDNALQRVKRKLERYLELREITL, encoded by the coding sequence TTGACGCTTTCAAAAAACCTACTGTATAATATTTCTATCTACTGTACGGTCGGGGGGATTGGCGTGACCTACAACTATGGGAGAAAACCAAATGCTCGTTTTGACAATCATGAAGACGAAGAAATTTTAGAGCTTGTTCATCAAGGAAATAGTGAAGCATTAGAGTATCTGATTCACAAATACAAAAATTTTGTACGCGCCAAAGCAAGATCTTATTTTCTAATTGGTGCAGATCGCGAAGATATTGTCCAAGAAGGAATGATAGGATTATATAAGGCAATCAGGGATTTTAAAGAAGATAAGCTAGCTTCGTTTAAAGCATTTGCTGAGCTATGTATCACGAGGCAAATTATTACTGCGATTAAAACGGCCACTAGGCAAAAGCACATTCCTTTGAACTCTTACGTTTCATTGGACAAGCCTATCTATGACGAGGAATCTGATCGTACATTAATGGATGTAATTTCTGGCGCGAAAGTGATGGACCCAGAAGAGCTTATTATCAATCAGGAAGAGTTTGATGATATTGAGCTTAAAATGGCGGAGTTACTTAGTGACTTAGAACGAAAGGTTTTGGCCCTATATTTGGATGGCCGATCCTATCAAGAAATTTCAGAAGATTTAAATCGACACGTTAAGTCGATTGACAATGCTCTTCAACGTGTTAAGCGGAAGCTAGAGCGCTATTTGGAACTACGAGAGATTACGTTGTGA
- the rpmG gene encoding 50S ribosomal protein L33 yields MRKKVILACVDCGSRNYSTMKSTENLHERLEIKKFCKTCNSHTLHRETK; encoded by the coding sequence ATGCGAAAAAAGGTTATTCTCGCATGTGTTGATTGTGGAAGCCGTAACTATTCAACTATGAAGAGTACGGAAAATCTGCACGAGAGATTAGAAATAAAAAAGTTTTGTAAAACTTGTAATTCACACACGTTGCATCGTGAAACAAAATAA
- the secE gene encoding preprotein translocase subunit SecE, whose translation MNRFINFLRDVGREMKKVSWPKRKELTRYTVTVIGTVAFMAIFFALVDLGISRLIRLVLE comes from the coding sequence ATGAATCGTTTCATCAATTTCTTGCGTGATGTAGGACGCGAGATGAAAAAGGTTAGTTGGCCCAAGCGTAAGGAATTAACTCGTTATACGGTTACTGTTATTGGTACTGTCGCATTTATGGCTATCTTTTTTGCACTAGTAGATTTAGGAATTTCAAGGTTAATTCGCTTAGTACTTGAATAA
- the nusG gene encoding transcription termination/antitermination protein NusG translates to MEKNWYVVHTYSGYENKVKTNLEKRVETMGMQDKIFRVVVPEEEEKEIKNNKTKITKKKVFPGYVLVEIIMTDDSWYVVRNTPGVTGFVGSAGSGSKPTPLLPGEVDVILKRMGMEGEDVEFDFEIKEMVTVKEGPFANFEGSIEEIDKNRKKVRVLVNMFGRETPVELDFTQVEKI, encoded by the coding sequence ATGGAGAAAAATTGGTATGTTGTTCATACGTATTCTGGATACGAAAATAAAGTGAAGACGAACTTGGAAAAGCGCGTTGAGACAATGGGCATGCAAGATAAGATCTTCCGTGTAGTAGTTCCAGAAGAAGAAGAAAAAGAGATTAAAAATAACAAAACAAAAATCACGAAAAAGAAAGTATTCCCTGGTTACGTGCTAGTTGAGATTATCATGACAGATGATTCTTGGTATGTTGTACGTAATACACCAGGCGTAACAGGATTCGTCGGTTCTGCTGGATCTGGTTCTAAACCTACACCGCTTTTACCTGGTGAAGTAGACGTTATTCTGAAGCGCATGGGCATGGAAGGCGAAGACGTAGAATTTGACTTTGAAATTAAAGAAATGGTAACTGTTAAAGAAGGACCATTTGCTAACTTTGAAGGTTCCATTGAAGAAATCGATAAAAATCGCAAAAAAGTTCGCGTGCTTGTAAATATGTTTGGGCGCGAAACCCCAGTGGAATTAGATTTTACACAAGTTGAGAAAATATAA
- the rplK gene encoding 50S ribosomal protein L11 codes for MAKKVIKLVKLQIPAGKANPAPPVGPALGQAGVNIMGFCKEFNARTADQAGLIIPVEITVFEDRSFTFITKTPPAAVLLKKAAGIESGSGEPNRNKVATVKRDKVREIAETKMPDLNAASVEAAMRMVEGTARSMGIVVED; via the coding sequence GTGGCTAAAAAAGTAATTAAATTAGTTAAATTACAAATTCCTGCGGGCAAAGCTAACCCGGCACCACCAGTTGGACCAGCACTTGGTCAAGCAGGTGTAAACATTATGGGATTCTGTAAGGAGTTCAATGCTCGTACAGCTGATCAAGCTGGTTTAATCATTCCTGTTGAAATTACGGTTTTTGAAGACCGTTCATTTACATTCATCACTAAAACTCCACCTGCTGCAGTTTTACTTAAAAAAGCAGCTGGTATTGAGTCAGGATCTGGTGAACCAAACCGTAACAAAGTTGCAACAGTTAAGCGTGATAAAGTACGCGAGATTGCTGAAACTAAAATGCCTGACTTAAACGCTGCAAGCGTTGAAGCTGCTATGCGTATGGTAGAAGGTACAGCACGCAGCATGGGAATCGTAGTCGAAGACTAA
- the rplA gene encoding 50S ribosomal protein L1: MAKKGKKYIEAAKLVDRTNAYSVAEAIELVKKTNTAKFDATVEVAFRLGVDPKKADQQIRGAVVLPHGTGKVQRVLVFAKGEKAKEAEAAGADYVGDQDYINKISQGWFDFDVIVATPDMMGEVGKLGRVLGPKGLMPNPKTGTVTFDVTKAVNEIKAGKVEYRVDKAGNIHVPVGKISFEDAKLVDNFTTVFETLQKAKPSAAKGTYMKNVAVTSTMGPGVKVDPSSFAK; this comes from the coding sequence ATGGCTAAAAAAGGTAAAAAATATATCGAAGCTGCTAAATTAGTAGATCGTACAAATGCTTACTCAGTTGCTGAAGCAATCGAGTTAGTGAAAAAAACAAACACTGCAAAATTTGATGCGACTGTAGAAGTTGCTTTCCGTTTAGGCGTTGACCCTAAGAAAGCTGACCAACAAATTCGTGGTGCAGTAGTATTACCACACGGTACTGGTAAAGTTCAACGTGTGTTAGTATTCGCAAAAGGTGAAAAAGCGAAAGAAGCAGAAGCTGCTGGAGCTGATTATGTAGGCGACCAAGACTACATCAACAAAATCTCTCAAGGTTGGTTCGACTTTGATGTGATCGTTGCTACACCTGACATGATGGGTGAAGTTGGTAAATTAGGACGCGTATTAGGACCTAAAGGCTTAATGCCAAACCCTAAAACTGGAACAGTTACTTTTGACGTGACTAAAGCAGTTAACGAAATCAAAGCTGGTAAAGTTGAATACCGCGTTGATAAAGCTGGAAACATCCATGTACCAGTTGGTAAAATTTCTTTCGAAGATGCGAAGCTTGTTGACAACTTCACTACTGTTTTCGAAACACTTCAAAAAGCTAAACCATCAGCGGCTAAAGGTACTTACATGAAAAATGTAGCTGTAACATCTACAATGGGCCCTGGTGTTAAAGTAGATCCTTCTTCATTCGCTAAATAA
- the rplJ gene encoding 50S ribosomal protein L10, whose amino-acid sequence MSKVLEQKKQVVEQITEQFRGSKSTIIVDYRGLNVAELTELRKQLREAGVEFKVYKNTLTRRAVEAAELTGLNDALTGPNAIAFSAEDVIAPAKVISEFSKKHEALEIKAGVVEGNIATVEEIKAIADLPSREGLLSMLLSVLQAPIRNLALATKAVADQKEEQGA is encoded by the coding sequence ATGAGTAAAGTTCTTGAACAAAAGAAACAAGTCGTAGAACAAATCACTGAACAATTTCGTGGAAGCAAATCAACAATCATTGTTGATTACCGTGGACTAAACGTTGCTGAGCTAACTGAACTTCGTAAGCAATTACGTGAAGCTGGTGTTGAATTTAAAGTGTACAAAAACACTTTAACTCGCCGCGCAGTTGAAGCTGCTGAGCTAACTGGTCTTAACGACGCATTAACTGGACCAAACGCTATCGCGTTTAGTGCAGAAGATGTAATCGCTCCAGCAAAAGTAATCAGTGAATTTTCTAAGAAGCACGAAGCTCTAGAAATTAAAGCTGGTGTTGTTGAAGGAAACATCGCAACTGTTGAAGAAATCAAAGCTATTGCAGATCTACCATCTCGCGAAGGCTTACTTTCTATGTTGCTTAGCGTTCTTCAAGCTCCAATCCGCAACCTTGCTCTTGCTACAAAAGCTGTTGCAGATCAAAAAGAAGAACAAGGCGCTTAA
- the rplL gene encoding 50S ribosomal protein L7/L12 — protein MTKEQIIEAVKNMTVLELNDLVKAIEEEFGVTAAAPVAVMGGAAGGDAAAEKTEFDVELASAGGQKIKVIKVVRELTGLGLKEAKEVVDNAPKTLKEGVSKEEAEEIKAKLEEVGASVEVK, from the coding sequence ATGACTAAAGAACAAATCATTGAAGCAGTTAAAAATATGACTGTTTTAGAACTTAATGACTTAGTAAAAGCAATCGAAGAAGAGTTTGGCGTAACTGCAGCTGCTCCTGTAGCAGTTATGGGTGGCGCTGCTGGTGGCGACGCTGCTGCAGAAAAAACTGAGTTCGACGTAGAATTAGCTTCTGCTGGCGGACAAAAAATCAAGGTTATCAAAGTAGTACGTGAACTTACTGGTCTTGGCTTAAAAGAAGCTAAAGAAGTAGTTGACAACGCTCCAAAAACTCTTAAAGAAGGCGTTTCTAAAGAAGAAGCTGAAGAAATCAAAGCTAAACTTGAAGAAGTTGGCGCTTCTGTAGAAGTTAAGTAA
- a CDS encoding class I SAM-dependent methyltransferase has product MSDHYYSNNPSSVSDRQSWSFPLKGQTFRFTTDHGVFSKKEVDFGSRTLIETFELPEVEGPILDVGCGYGPIGLSMAKEFTDRTVHMVDVNERALELSKLNAQENGVQNVQVYQSSCYENVEEKSFSAILSNPPIRAGKKVVHEILEKAFDHLITNGELWVVIQKKQGAPSALEKLEAVFGEVEVVLKKKGYYIIRAKKVDV; this is encoded by the coding sequence TTGTCAGATCATTATTACTCTAATAACCCTTCATCTGTAAGTGATCGCCAAAGTTGGTCATTTCCATTAAAGGGCCAAACGTTCCGCTTTACAACAGATCATGGAGTTTTCTCAAAAAAGGAAGTTGATTTTGGATCTAGAACGTTAATTGAAACATTCGAACTTCCTGAAGTAGAGGGGCCTATTCTAGATGTAGGGTGTGGTTATGGACCTATTGGATTGTCGATGGCAAAAGAATTTACTGACCGTACCGTTCATATGGTGGATGTGAATGAGCGAGCATTAGAGCTTTCGAAGTTAAATGCACAAGAGAACGGTGTTCAAAATGTGCAGGTTTATCAAAGTTCTTGCTATGAAAATGTGGAAGAGAAAAGCTTTTCTGCTATTTTGTCTAATCCGCCTATCCGAGCAGGTAAAAAAGTAGTTCATGAGATTTTGGAAAAAGCATTCGATCATTTGATCACAAATGGAGAGCTTTGGGTAGTTATTCAAAAGAAACAAGGTGCTCCTTCTGCTCTAGAAAAATTAGAAGCAGTATTTGGTGAGGTAGAGGTAGTATTAAAGAAAAAAGGCTACTACATTATACGTGCAAAAAAAGTTGACGTATAA